The Gammaproteobacteria bacterium genome has a window encoding:
- the ftsA gene encoding cell division protein FtsA, with protein sequence MAKKSEKNMIVGLDIGTSKVVAIVGEVTPEGGIEIIGIGSHPSRGMKKGVVINIESTVHSIQRAIEEAELMAGCQIHSVYTGIAGSHIRSLNSHGIVAIRDKEVTPSDVERVIDAARAVAIPADQKILHILPQEFIIDKQEGIREPAGMSGVRLEAKVHLVTGAVSAAQNIIKCVRRCGLEVDDIILEQLASSYSVLTDDEKDLGVCLVDIGGGTTDIAVFTEGSIRHTSVIPIAGDQVTNDIAVALRTPTQHAEEIKIRYACALAQLASSDETIEVPGVGDRGARRLARHTLAEVVEPRYEELLTLVQAELRRSGFEDLVAAGIVLTGGSAKMEGLIDLAEEVFHMPVRLGTPQYIAGLVDVVRNPIYATGVGLLLFGSQNRAQRNLEAQFGRSMSGVWTRMRSWFQGNF encoded by the coding sequence ATGGCGAAGAAATCCGAAAAGAACATGATCGTCGGCCTGGATATCGGTACATCCAAGGTGGTGGCCATCGTCGGCGAGGTCACGCCGGAGGGCGGCATCGAGATCATCGGCATCGGTTCGCACCCTTCACGGGGCATGAAGAAGGGCGTGGTGATCAACATCGAATCCACCGTTCATTCCATTCAGCGCGCGATCGAAGAGGCGGAGTTGATGGCTGGCTGCCAGATCCACTCCGTCTACACGGGTATCGCCGGCAGTCATATCCGCAGCCTGAACTCGCACGGCATCGTCGCCATCCGCGACAAGGAGGTCACGCCCAGCGATGTGGAACGGGTGATCGATGCGGCACGTGCGGTGGCAATCCCGGCCGACCAGAAGATCCTGCACATCCTTCCCCAGGAATTCATCATCGACAAGCAGGAAGGTATCCGCGAGCCGGCCGGCATGTCCGGCGTACGCCTGGAGGCCAAGGTGCATCTGGTGACCGGGGCCGTCAGCGCGGCACAGAACATCATCAAGTGCGTGCGTCGCTGTGGTCTGGAGGTCGACGACATCATTCTGGAACAGCTTGCCTCCAGCTATTCGGTGCTGACCGATGACGAAAAGGATCTGGGCGTGTGTCTGGTCGACATCGGCGGCGGCACGACCGACATCGCGGTGTTCACCGAGGGCTCCATCCGTCATACGTCGGTGATCCCCATCGCCGGTGATCAGGTGACCAATGATATTGCCGTGGCACTGCGGACGCCGACCCAGCATGCGGAGGAGATCAAGATCCGCTATGCCTGCGCACTGGCGCAGCTCGCCAGTTCCGACGAGACCATCGAGGTGCCCGGCGTCGGTGACCGCGGTGCGCGCCGGCTGGCGCGGCATACCCTCGCGGAGGTGGTCGAGCCGCGTTACGAGGAACTGCTGACGCTGGTGCAGGCGGAGCTGCGCCGCAGTGGATTCGAGGACCTGGTCGCCGCGGGCATCGTGCTCACCGGTGGCAGCGCCAAGATGGAAGGCCTGATCGATCTGGCGGAAGAGGTGTTTCACATGCCGGTGCGTCTGGGTACGCCCCAGTACATCGCCGGCCTGGTCGACGTGGTACGCAATCCGATCTATGCCACCGGCGTCGGCCTGCTGCTGTTCGGCAGCCAGAATCGTGCACAGCGCAACCTGGAGGCGCAGTTCGGTCGCAGCATGTCGGGTGTATGGACACGCATGCGAAGTTGGTTTCAAGGGAATTTCTAA
- a CDS encoding cell division protein FtsQ/DivIB produces MARRRVSQARLKQPPLPLYRRMQPLLRPVARVTSLALFAAALTWGVTWLRDPHTLPLRSVRIEGEFRKLSSEQLQAAIAASTQGGFFTVDVEAVRRAAEALPWVASASVRRIWPDGLRLHVVEQRAVARWGETGLLNTHGQLFEPAAETLPGHLPRLDGPDALRRRVMEQYIAITGALVPIGRRVALLHIDDRRAWQLTLDDGIELQLGRDDTLVRVQRFVRVYPQLFAVRETELKTVDMRYSNGFAVRWDQPQQTAGEQKEG; encoded by the coding sequence ATGGCGCGTAGAAGAGTTTCACAGGCACGCCTGAAGCAGCCGCCGCTGCCGTTGTATCGGCGCATGCAGCCACTGCTGCGGCCTGTCGCCCGGGTGACGTCGCTCGCGTTGTTCGCAGCGGCGCTCACGTGGGGTGTGACCTGGCTGCGCGACCCGCACACGCTGCCGCTGCGCTCGGTCCGGATCGAAGGTGAATTTCGCAAATTGAGCAGCGAGCAGCTGCAGGCGGCGATCGCGGCAAGTACACAAGGTGGGTTTTTCACCGTCGACGTGGAAGCGGTGCGGCGCGCCGCGGAGGCGCTGCCCTGGGTGGCGTCGGCCTCGGTACGCCGTATCTGGCCGGACGGACTGCGACTGCATGTGGTGGAGCAGCGCGCGGTGGCGCGCTGGGGCGAGACGGGCCTGCTCAACACGCATGGCCAGCTGTTCGAGCCGGCGGCGGAGACCCTGCCAGGACATCTGCCGCGGCTTGACGGCCCCGACGCGCTACGGCGCCGGGTGATGGAGCAGTACATCGCGATCACGGGTGCCCTGGTGCCGATTGGGCGCCGCGTGGCGCTGCTGCATATCGATGATCGCCGAGCCTGGCAGCTGACTTTGGATGACGGCATCGAGTTGCAACTCGGCAGGGATGACACCCTGGTGCGTGTGCAGCGCTTCGTACGGGTCTATCCACAGCTGTTCGCAGTGCGCGAAACGGAGCTCAAGACTGTCGACATGCGCTACAGCAATGGATTTGCAGTGCGCTGGGACCAGCCGCAGCAGACGGCTGGCGAACAGAAAGAGGGTTGA
- a CDS encoding D-alanine--D-alanine ligase has protein sequence MSGAARFGKVAVLFGGVSAEREVSLLSGRAVLEALLRQGVDAHAVDVVDDTVLTTLKGGGFARVFIVLHGRGGEDGVIQGALETLGLPYTGSGVLGSALSMDKVRTKQIWQACGLPTPAFRVLTGSSDLEATAAEIGFPLMIKPAHEGSSIGMSKVERYADLEAAWRLAAQFDRAVLAEAWISGPEYTASILGGRVLPLIRLETPRAFYDYEAKYCSDDTRYHCPCGLAADVEAAYQELALRAFGAVAASGWGRVDFMCDAAGQPHLIELNTVPGMTDHSLVPMAAQAAGIDLDALVLRILETTLVAANATMKVRHGA, from the coding sequence ATGAGCGGCGCGGCGCGCTTTGGCAAGGTGGCGGTGTTGTTCGGCGGAGTCTCGGCCGAGCGCGAGGTATCGCTCCTGTCCGGCCGCGCCGTGCTGGAGGCGCTGCTGCGCCAGGGCGTGGATGCGCACGCTGTCGATGTGGTGGATGACACGGTCCTCACGACACTGAAGGGTGGTGGCTTTGCACGTGTGTTCATCGTCCTGCACGGCCGCGGGGGTGAGGATGGCGTGATTCAGGGCGCCCTGGAGACGCTGGGCCTGCCGTACACCGGCAGCGGGGTCCTGGGTTCCGCGCTGAGCATGGACAAGGTCCGTACCAAACAGATCTGGCAGGCCTGCGGCCTGCCGACGCCCGCCTTCCGGGTGCTGACAGGGTCGAGCGACCTCGAGGCCACCGCAGCGGAGATCGGTTTCCCGCTGATGATCAAGCCGGCGCACGAGGGGTCCAGTATCGGCATGAGTAAGGTGGAGCGGTACGCGGATCTGGAGGCGGCGTGGCGGCTCGCGGCACAGTTCGATCGGGCGGTACTCGCCGAGGCCTGGATCTCCGGCCCCGAATATACGGCCTCGATCCTGGGTGGGCGGGTGCTGCCACTCATCCGCCTGGAGACGCCGCGTGCGTTCTATGACTACGAGGCGAAATACTGCTCGGACGACACGCGCTACCACTGCCCCTGTGGTCTGGCCGCGGATGTGGAGGCGGCCTATCAGGAGCTGGCGCTGCGTGCCTTCGGGGCCGTCGCGGCCAGTGGTTGGGGACGCGTCGATTTCATGTGTGATGCTGCCGGCCAGCCCCATCTGATCGAGTTGAACACCGTACCCGGCATGACCGACCACAGTCTGGTGCCGATGGCGGCGCAGGCGGCCGGTATCGATCTGGATGCGCTGGTACTGCGTATTCTGGAAACCACGTTGGTGGCGGCCAACGCCACGATGAAGGTGCGGCATGGCGCGTAG